The following proteins are co-located in the Malus sylvestris chromosome 13, drMalSylv7.2, whole genome shotgun sequence genome:
- the LOC126595698 gene encoding protein FEZ-like, which translates to MDERSDNIGGEKMDEVMLPGFRFHPTDEELVGFYLKRKVQQRPLSIELIKQIDIYKFDPWDLPKLAASGEKEWYFYCPRDRKYRNSTRPNRVTGAGFWKATGTDRPIYSSEDACSSSKCIGLKKSLVFYKGRAAKGVKTDWMMHEFRLPSVTDSLPPKRSSSFMDKTIPANDSWAICRIFKKTNSSNAHQRALSNHSWVSALPETNTFGDHMLGSKGAHNTTHQHHEFSSESLTSKTNFSGNNNDIQISSTTSNISPLDIYPNSYKPVNPLMMGCSVKLPYQYFPISSNFPSGSSDYFSNPSFTFPSPLETSSGPAAEKCTVDVSSFLLNMSSSMVGDYNGSNNVKGSSAESTNFDFSTNGGFSSTALAHHHEIMQGSNNNLGNVYDNIAGLIKNIQNVNSNVTEERDDHQWETSARSNIGFPLMSSLPLPMDVGGGDAWKSSLTWESSPCPTEMSTTRCYT; encoded by the exons ATGGATGAGAGAAGTGATAATATTGGAGGAGAAAAAATGGATGAAGTGATGCTGCCAGGGTTTCGTTTTCATCCAACTGATGAGGAGCTGGTAGGGTTTTATCTCAAGAGGAAGGTTCAGCAGAGGCCCCTCTCTATTGAGCTCATCAAGCAAATCGACATCTATAAATTTGACCCCTGGGATCTTCCAA AGTTGGCAGCTTCTGGGGAGAAAGAGTGGTATTTCTACTGTCCAAGGGACAGAAAATACAGAAACAGCACAAGGCCTAACAGGGTTACCGGAGCCGGGTTCTGGAAAGCAACAGGAACCGACCGTCCCATCTATTCATCCGAAGATGCATGTAGTTCCTCCAAGTGTATTGGGTTGAAGAAGTCTCTTGTTTTCTACAAAGGTAGAGCTGCCAAAGGGGTCAAAACCGACTGGATGATGCATGAGTTTCGTTTACCTTCTGTCACGGATTCACTCCCACCAAAGAGATCATCATCGTTCATGGACAAAACTATTCCTGCAAAt GATTCATGGGCAATATGCAGGatatttaagaaaacaaattcaAGTAATGCTCACCAGAGAGCCCTTTCTAATCACTCTTGGGTGTCTGCCTTGCCTGAAACAAACACTTTTGGTGATCATATGTTAGGCTCCAAAGGTGCACACAATACAACTCATCAACATCATGAGTTTAGTTCAGAGAGCCTGACATCAAAAACCAACTTCTCTGGCAACAACAATGACATACAAATCTCATCCACAACAAGCAATATATCCCCTCTAGATATTTATCCCAACTCCTACAAACCCGTAAACCCCCTGATGATGGGTTGCAGTGTCAAACTACCCTATCAGTACTTTCCCATTTCCTCCAATTTTCCCAGTGGATCATCAGATTACTTTTCTAACCCTAGCTTCACATTTCCATCACCTCTAGAAACTTCATCCGGACCAGCAGCTGAAAAATGCACGGTGGATGTGTCCTCCTTCTTGTTAAACATGTCATCCTCGATGGTTGGAGATTACAATGGCAGCAACAACGTCAAGGGCTCCTCTGCAGAGAGTACTAATTTTGACTTTAGTACTAACGGAGGCTTTTCGTCGACGGCATTGGCACATCATCATGAGATCATGCAAGGAAGTAATAATAACCTTGGCAATGTTTATGACAATATAGCTGGGTTGATTAAAAACATTCAAAATGTGAACTCGAACGTGACAGAAGAAAGAGACGATCATCAGTGGGAGACAAGTGCGAGATCAAATATTGGGTTTCCATTGATGAGTAGTTTGCCTTTGCCTATGGATGTAGGAGGAGGGGATGCATGGAAGTCGAGTTTGACGTGGGAGTCTTCGCCATGTCCGACTGAAATGTCCACAACCAGATGCTATACTTAA
- the LOC126594779 gene encoding uncharacterized protein LOC126594779 encodes MLKSSNTISKPAMVCTLFTSVAQSSFSCFSDSPKPTSSKTQIPSLFLDGRRSFTPGFSPRRSTQLSRLRNVRNPPYICFFSGGGKPKGDFQEKENESQWLILKRWDVPWEWQTASLTSLACGLSFVLTGLVEAAAIPYLGIRIQDLSLDEKAEILFLDQGITTAAVLAVLYTVANTYQPLPEDVYRYDLKEPFNLQKGWLLWAGIGFVGAIAAIAVTGAALSMLRGESPEREKDALVSLLPLIGSSGISTACLLGITGVLAPILEETVFRGFFMVSMTKWVPTPVAIVISAAVFALAHLTPGEFPQLFVLGTALGLSYAQTRNLVTPITIHALWNSGVILLLTFLQLQGYDIKELLQTT; translated from the exons ATGCTTAAAAGTTCGAATACAATATCAAAACCAGCAATGGTGTGCACGCTGTTCACATCTGTAGCTCAATCTTCCTTCTCCTGCTTCTCGGACTCACCCAAGCCAACTTCCTCCAAAACCCAAATCCCCTCCCTTTTTCTCGACGGCCGCAGAAGCTTCACCCCCGGCTTCTCGCCGCGCCGATCGACCCAGCTTTCAAGGCTCAGAAACGTCAGAAATCCGCCGTACATTTGCTTTTTCAGCGGCGGAGGAAAGCCCAAAGGCGATTTCCAAGAAAAG GAAAATGAATCGCAGTGGCTGATTTTGAAGCGGTGGGATGTCCCCTGGGAATGGCAAACGGCGTCGTTAACATCGCTTGCTTGTGGGCTGAG TTTTGTTTTGACAGGACTGGTAGAGGCGGCAGCTATACCGTATTTAGGAATTCGAATTCAGGATTTGAGTTTGGATGAGAAGGCAGAGATACTGTTTCTTGATCAAGG TATTACAACTGCAGCTGTACTTGCTGTTCTATATACCGTTGCCAACACTTACCAACCACTGCCTGAAGATGTTTATCGCTACG ATTTGAAGGAACCTTTCAATCTACAGAAGGGATGGCTATTGTGGGCAGGGATTGGTTTTGTTGGTGCCATAGCTGCTATTGCAGTGACAGGGGCTGCATTGTCCATGTTGAGGGGGGAGAGCCCAGAACGAGAG AAGGACGCTCTAGTAAGTTTGCTTCCACTGATTGGATCGTCCGGTATTAG TACTGCTTGCTTGCTAGGCATCACTGGAGTTTTGGCTCCAATTCTCGAAGAAACTGTGTTTCGCGGGTTTTTTATGGTCTCCATGACTAAATG GGTACCTACACCAGTGGCTATTGTAATAAGTGCCGCTGTATTTGCACTTGCACATCTCACTCCTGGAGAGTTTCCCCAGCTGTTTGTGCTAG GCACTGCTCTGGGATTGTCGTATGCTCAAACTCGCAACCTTGTAACTCCCATCACAATACATGCTCTCTGGAACTCAGGAGTGATCTTGCTTCTGACGTTCCTTCAG CTACAAGGGTACGATATCAAGGAACTGTTGCAGACAACCTGA
- the LOC126597407 gene encoding 60S ribosomal protein L34-like produces the protein MVQRLTYRARHSYATKSNQHRIVKTPGGKLVYQTTKKRASGPKCPVTGKRIQGIPHLRPTEYKRSRLSRNRRTVNRAYGGVLSGGAVKERIIRAFLVEEQKIVKKVLKIQKAKEKQASKTK, from the exons ATGGTGCAGCGTCTCACGTATCGCGCCCGGCACAGCTACGCCACCAAATCCAACCAGCACAGGATCGTCAAAACCCCTG GAGGGAAGCTAGTTTACCAGACCACTAAGAAGAGGGCAAGCGGGCCCAAGTGCCCTGTTACCGGCAAGAGGATTCAAGGG ATCCCTCACTTGAGGCCTACTGAGTATAAGAGGTCCAGATTATCTAGGAATCGGAGGACTGTTAACCGAGCTTATGGAGGTGTATTGTCTGGAGGTGCTGTCAAAGAAAG GATCATCAGGGCCTTTCTGGTGGAGGAACAGAAGATTGTGAAAAAAGTGTTGAAGATCCAGAAGGCAAAGGAAAAGCAAGCTTCAAAGACCAAATGA